A window of Cohnella herbarum contains these coding sequences:
- a CDS encoding bifunctional folylpolyglutamate synthase/dihydrofolate synthase translates to MSSMVNDDSSLPAAYRTAEEAMAWITGLTSFGIRPGLERISRLMESLNNPQRRLKFIHVAGTNGKGSVCAYLTSVLRQSGYDVGTFTSPYLTSYSNRLQYNGQDIADEDLIRLVNLMKPLAEEMALSEWGSPTMFEVTTALALLYYGTVTFPDFVVWETGLGGRLDVTNIVTPIVSVITNVGHDHMDVLGPTISDITREKAGIIKSGVPVVSAVSQAEAIDIVRETARARKATLYLRGDEFSYETLAVAENEQKFSFQGPFRALQSLTVKMNGAHQIQNAATAVMTLEVLRQYYAVIVDDENLAAGLENTVWPGRLEMVSRNPRILLDGAHNPEGMEALSQALRDIYEFDRLNVMMAMMPNKNHEQSLRHILPMVDTLVITEPDFHKKMNAADLADVANRLRTELGRPRNIIVEPNWKRALELLKEASASSSQDENALNVITGTLYLIADVRSWLLHGTKSEKGW, encoded by the coding sequence ATGAGCAGCATGGTTAACGACGACTCCTCCCTACCGGCGGCGTATCGGACTGCGGAGGAAGCGATGGCTTGGATTACGGGCCTCACTTCCTTCGGAATTCGTCCGGGTCTTGAACGGATTTCCCGGCTAATGGAGAGCTTGAATAACCCGCAGCGTAGACTGAAGTTTATTCATGTCGCCGGAACGAACGGTAAAGGCTCGGTTTGCGCCTACTTAACGAGCGTACTCAGGCAGAGCGGATATGACGTAGGGACATTCACTTCGCCCTATCTCACTTCTTATTCCAATCGCCTTCAATATAATGGGCAAGATATAGCAGACGAAGATTTGATACGGCTCGTCAATCTCATGAAACCTCTCGCGGAGGAAATGGCTCTAAGCGAATGGGGCTCTCCGACGATGTTCGAGGTTACGACGGCTTTGGCTTTGCTCTATTACGGAACGGTAACCTTTCCCGATTTCGTCGTATGGGAGACGGGACTCGGCGGGCGGTTGGACGTGACGAATATCGTAACGCCGATCGTCAGCGTCATTACGAACGTGGGCCATGATCATATGGACGTGCTCGGACCGACGATATCCGATATTACTCGGGAAAAAGCCGGAATTATTAAATCCGGCGTTCCCGTCGTTTCCGCCGTTTCGCAAGCGGAAGCGATCGACATCGTCAGGGAAACCGCCCGGGCTCGCAAAGCGACTTTATATTTGCGGGGAGACGAATTTTCTTACGAGACGTTAGCCGTTGCGGAAAATGAGCAAAAGTTTTCTTTTCAAGGACCGTTCCGTGCTTTACAATCTTTAACGGTGAAGATGAACGGAGCGCATCAGATCCAGAACGCCGCCACGGCGGTGATGACCTTGGAAGTGCTTAGACAGTATTACGCGGTTATCGTGGACGACGAGAACTTAGCTGCCGGACTGGAGAACACGGTTTGGCCGGGCAGGCTGGAGATGGTGTCCCGCAATCCGCGTATTCTGCTCGACGGCGCGCATAATCCCGAAGGAATGGAAGCGCTGAGCCAAGCTCTTCGGGATATTTACGAGTTTGACCGATTAAATGTGATGATGGCGATGATGCCGAATAAGAATCATGAGCAATCCTTGCGGCATATACTACCAATGGTGGATACGCTTGTGATCACGGAACCCGATTTTCATAAAAAAATGAACGCTGCCGACCTGGCCGACGTCGCGAATCGTCTGCGCACGGAGCTCGGAAGGCCGCGGAATATCATTGTGGAGCCGAATTGGAAACGAGCGTTGGAGCTTCTGAAGGAAGCTTCCGCGTCTTCATCCCAAGACGAGAACGCGTTAAACGTGATTACGGGCACTCTGTATTTGATTGCCGACGTCCGTTCGTGGCTGCTCCATGGAACGAAATCTGAAAAAGGCTGGTGA
- the murC gene encoding UDP-N-acetylmuramate--L-alanine ligase produces MRTAEHVHFIGIGGYGMSAIARVMLEMGYQVSGSDVVRQELTDKLAAKGAQIYIGHEPEHVRGADLVVYSTALSRDNVERQEAEQLNIPILHRAQMLARLLNSRTGIAVAGAHGKTTTSSMIALVMENCGLDPTYIIGGEIVNVGTNAKAGKSKFVVAEADESDGSFLQYESAVSVVLNIEADHLENYDGDFNKLKEAYVSFLRNTKPDGCAVVCADDENIRELLPLVTAQRVITYGVQSAEAEYKATDIQLGDRCATFTVNRGDEVLGSVTLSVPGKHNVYNALATLIVCLEAGAPFESIAAAIREFRGAKRRFQVLGEVKDMLVIDDYAHHPTEIEATIQAAKATGKRIIAVFQPQRYTRTFFLLDAFSRAFADADEVIITDIYSPAGEQRIEGVNSHKLVELISQNSNANVAYVPTKEEVRDRLAESVVPGDLVLTMGAGDIWKTAVELATILRERE; encoded by the coding sequence TTGCGGACCGCTGAGCACGTGCATTTTATCGGTATCGGAGGATATGGGATGAGCGCCATCGCCCGGGTCATGCTGGAGATGGGTTATCAAGTGTCCGGTTCCGATGTGGTACGCCAGGAGTTGACTGACAAGCTGGCTGCCAAAGGAGCACAAATTTATATAGGTCACGAACCGGAGCATGTTCGGGGAGCCGATCTGGTTGTTTATTCGACGGCGTTATCGAGGGATAACGTCGAACGTCAGGAAGCGGAACAATTAAACATTCCGATTCTTCATCGCGCGCAAATGTTGGCGCGTCTTCTTAACTCCCGCACGGGAATCGCCGTTGCGGGCGCGCATGGCAAAACGACGACTTCTTCCATGATCGCATTGGTTATGGAAAACTGCGGATTGGATCCCACGTATATTATCGGCGGGGAAATCGTGAACGTCGGCACGAACGCGAAAGCGGGCAAAAGCAAATTCGTAGTGGCCGAAGCGGACGAGAGCGATGGTTCGTTCCTGCAGTACGAATCCGCGGTCAGCGTCGTGTTGAACATCGAAGCGGATCATTTGGAAAATTACGACGGCGATTTCAATAAGCTGAAAGAAGCTTATGTTTCGTTCCTGCGCAATACGAAACCGGATGGCTGCGCAGTCGTCTGCGCCGACGACGAGAACATCCGGGAATTGCTTCCGCTGGTTACAGCCCAGCGGGTTATTACGTACGGAGTGCAATCCGCGGAAGCGGAATACAAGGCCACGGATATTCAACTCGGGGATCGATGCGCTACGTTCACGGTTAATCGCGGAGACGAAGTGCTCGGTTCGGTAACCTTATCGGTCCCGGGTAAGCATAACGTATACAACGCGCTTGCTACGCTGATCGTTTGTCTGGAAGCGGGAGCTCCGTTCGAATCGATCGCGGCGGCGATTCGGGAATTTCGCGGCGCCAAACGCCGTTTTCAAGTGCTCGGAGAAGTGAAGGACATGCTGGTCATCGACGACTATGCCCATCACCCGACCGAAATCGAAGCCACGATTCAAGCTGCTAAAGCAACGGGTAAGCGGATCATCGCCGTGTTCCAGCCTCAACGTTACACGCGGACGTTTTTCTTGCTTGATGCCTTTAGCAGAGCTTTCGCGGATGCGGACGAGGTCATTATCACCGATATCTACTCGCCGGCAGGGGAGCAGAGAATCGAAGGAGTCAACTCGCACAAGCTAGTCGAGCTGATTTCTCAGAACAGCAACGCCAACGTCGCTTACGTTCCGACCAAAGAAGAAGTTCGCGACCGATTGGCGGAAAGCGTAGTTCCGGGAGATCTGGTACTCACGATGGGCGCGGGCGACATCTGGAAGACGGCCGTGGAATTGGCGACGATTTTACGTGAACGCGAATAG